tgaaatatatatatatatatatatatatatatataactaaaccgccatcaaaattaatttataaatctcCATAAAAGATAGTGTTGtacaaatcattttattttgttttaaatcaatttaatgtaaatataatttcaaaattcattttattttgttttaaatcaatttaatgtaaatataatttcaaaattcaattatattgacgttgtgttctttaatttcacattttattaaaaaaaatattatcctagccaaatttaaaaataaaaataagtttctcaaaattattattttagtttttaattttgtatttattatttttatatttttatatttttatgtacTTAGAGAGAGAACGGAAGAAGGCATTAGTTTTCAAAGAGAGTGGAAGAGTGAACGAAACGGTGCGTGTTGGAGATCATCGAAACTAATCGGCAACTTACCAACTGACGATCGAATTTGGGTTTCTTCCCTCGTCGGTCGTCGCAGATCTGAGACTTTCCGTCCTAATATCGCCGAATCTGCTCGCTAACCACTACAGTTGCCGTGTTTGGTGTCGGGATCAGGACTGTTTATTTGAAGGATTTCGAGCTAAAAATGGTGCTGATATCGGTCGTTCGGGATTATATCAACAAGATGTTGCAGGACATCTCCGGCATGAAGGTTCTCATCCTTGATTCTCAGACGGTACGCGCCATCATATCTATTTTactctttcaattttctttctgtttggtatcgaggagaagaaaaggaagaagttgtgaaaattttgttcCGGTTCGGGGGATGGGGAAGAGGAAATCTTGTTTCAGTTTTCTGAGTACTGAATTAGTCTGAAGAAGGcgaaaattttgtattatagaATACCTCAGCTGTATTTCAGAGCATACGTCGATAATTTACTCCGTGtaatttttgtatattatTGCTTTATCTCTTTATGAACGGGGAGCTGGAGGGGTAATAGATTCCAAACGAAAGAAATTATCAATTCTTATATCATGAACGTGctgaatattgattttgatcaAATAATCTAGATTGTAAcgaattattcttttattgaaatattgaTTGCCAGTTCTGCTGGATAACGTTTAGTGCCATAATCCGTGAAATTTGAGCTTTTAGATAGGCATTGCGTAAGTTCCTCTGTgctaaaattttcatttcctgATTTCTGATGTGTAACGATTTATCTAGCTGTTGAATAAGTATGTAGTTGTTATGTAAAATTGGCGGCATTGTATCATATATTACAATCATGCTAGAATTAGACCCCCTCCGAGTGTTCGTGATGATGATGCAATGATTACATCATAAGGATCAACTTttgttgttattaattttggtttcAGGTCAGTGTTGTTAGTGTGGTGTACTCACAGTCGGAACTTCTTCAAAGAGAagtttttttggttgaattggTAGATACTATTTCTATGTCAAGAGAATCCATGTACCATCTTAAAGCGGTTTGCTTTCTCAGACCAACATCAGAGAATGTACAGCTTTTGCGTCGTGAGCTGGCTAATCCTAGATTTGGGGAGTATAATCTCTGTGAGTTCTTCATATCTTTCATGGATTTTTGGCTTATGCAAGTAACTTTGAGACTTGATAATAAGCTGCTATTGATACATTAATCATTCTTCTGTATGTCTGAATTACAGTTTTCTCCAACATTTTGAAGGAAACTCAGATTCATATACTTGCTGATTCAGACGAGCAGGATGTTGTCCAGCAAGTTGTGGTAATTTTTCTTCTACAGGAATTATATAAGACGCAAGTCATGGCCAGAgaacatcaatttttttttttttaaNTTCTTATCTGTAAATCTTGTCATTTGTCCCATCTTCATGTTTTCTTGGACATCCATTTTGTGACTTTTTTCACATGATACTTGAGGACTATAATCTGGTTCTGCTATTTTTCTGGAAGGAAGATTGGAGAGTTAAAGACTGTGATTNAATTTGTGTTCATAAAGAAGTCTTATATGTGTATGAACTTGGGGAGGGATAATTCACGTGAAGTTCTTAAGTAGAATAGTTTTCTGGAATCCTGGTCCTTCCCCTTTGTTGTACTACGTCAAAATAGATGGTTAGTTTGTCAATGGTATGAACCTTATTATATGTCATTGAGCCTTGTCATTAGGCTTAGAGTTAAAACTCCATTCTCTACTTATTTTGTTTGTCGTCTGGTATAGTTGGTTTGTAGAGTTGTATTGTATTCATATGTTAGATTTAAGTTTGATAATCACACATAATTGTGGAATGGTCATGCAGGAGTTTTATGCGGATTTTGTGGCCATTGATCCATATCATTTCACTTTAAATATGTCATCAAACCATAGATACATGATCCCGGCAGTTGTTGATCCTCCAAGTTTGCAACATTTCTGTGACCGAGTTGTAGATGGCATTGCAGCACTTTTCTTGGCCTTAAAACAAAGACCTGTTATTCGGTACCAAAGGACTTCTGATATTGCCAGGAGGATAGCACAGGAAACATCAGTACGTAAATTCTTAATACTCCAAGTTGCATTTTGACATTTTGTCAGTTAACCCTTCCATAGGATTATACTCGACTCTAGAAGCAGTGTCATGACTTCagattcatattttttatttgaggCTTTATTTTCACAAGTTTAAAGTGTTAAAGGTctctaatatatattgtttctGATGGGCCAGAAACTTATGTATCAGCAAGAAAGTGGTCTGTTTGATTTTCGAAGAATGGAAGTTTCCCCTTTGTTGCTGGTAATTGATAGGAGGGATGACCCGTTGACTCCCCTGCTGAATCAATGGACTTATCAGGTATTGGGGTcacaaaaaaattacctttttgcTTCATTGTTTCTACGTGTTTGTGTTGGTTATTCACAGTTATGTTTTCTAGGCAATGGTTCATGAATTGCTAGGTATTCAAGACAATAAAGTGGACTTGAAAAGCATTGGGAAGTCTTCAAAGGACCAACAGGTATAAAGTTCACTCTTCTACTCTGCACTAGCATACATTTTCTATTAGACAATTAAACATTTTGACAATTTGCTTGGCCTTTGGGGTCATGCAGGAGGTTGTGCTATCATCAGAGCAAGATTCATTTTATAAAGCTAACATGTATGAGAATTTTGGAGATATTGGGATGAATATCAAGAAGTTGGTGGATGATTTCCAGCAAATTGCCAAAAGTAACCAGAACATACAAACAATAGGTTTGTATGAAATAAAGTTTGAAGTTCTTCCTAGGTATTTGTGGAGGATCAACTAAGGGGactaaattgtttttaatgctttgttttcttcaGAGGACATGGCCAAGTTTGTTGATAATTATCCAGAGTACAGAAAAATGCACGGCAATGTTTCAAAGCACGTGACATTGGTGACAGAAATGAGTAAAATAGTAGAGGAGAGAAAGCTTATGTTAGTTTCACAGACAGAACAGGAATTGGCTTGCAATGGTGGGCAAGTGGCTGCTTTTGAggttataatattttcttcattgcttttcttttgtgaatataagttgtatttttttttgtttcttatctgTAAATCTTGTCATTTGTCCCATCTTCATGTTTTCTTGGACATCCATTTTGTGACTTTTTTCACATGATACTTGAGGACTATAATCTGGTTCTGCTATTTTTCTGGAAGGAAGATTGGAGAGTTAAAGACTGTGAtttgtcttttgtttttatttttttgtctatATTATAAGAATCAGATACATTAATTTTTGAGGCAGTTATTATGATTGaaataattgtttaaaatctgttccttgttttttatttcatagtTCTAACTTgcgtttttgtttcttatgtGCCCATGGTCTATAAAAGATTTGAGCCTCCCGACATTAGTGTGGAACTATTGATTAGCTATGAGATTGTTAATTGATGAGATTTAGTTGTTACATTCAGCGTCACTTCCTCTGCTCTCGTCCTTTTCAGGCTGTAACAAATCTTTTGAACAATGAGAATATTTCTGATATAGACCGTGTGCGCCTAGTTATGCTGTATGCCTTACGGTATGAGAAAGAGAGCCCTGTTCAACTGATGCAGCTTTTCAACAAACTGGCTTCTCGTTCTGCAAAATATAAAACTGGGGTAATGTATACATTTAAGCGTTTTTTTAACCAATTGTTTGAACTTATACTTCTctatttaaagatttaaaacacATTGGACTACTTTATGGGTATTATTTATGCTATGCCGATTCATTATATCTTTTTCTTAGGTTTTGAAAAGATTTCTGTTTCTTCATCCTCTATTTGTAAGAAACTAGTCATCCTATGGCTGACTATTATCACAATGTAGTTCATATTCTATGCTATAACTAGTGGGCTAGTCTTCAATTATCTTGATTTTCTCAACAACGTGATATGACAGCTTGTCCagtttcttttaaaacaaGCTGGTGTTGATAAGAGAACGGGTGATCTTTATGGGAATCGAGATCTTTTGAATATTGCTCGTAACATGGCTCGTGGATTAAAGGTATGCTCAATGCTCatagaaataaaagaactGCTTAATTTCTTCTAGTTTGCAATTTAGGTTGCTTATTTACTGTTATCTTCACTTATGCTTTAGGGGGTTGAGAACGTGTACACTCAGCATCAACCTCTTCTGGTCCAGACCATGGAAAGTATAATCAAAGGACGATTGAGAGATATGGACTACCCGTTTGTTGGGAATCACTTTCAGCAAGCAAGGTTTGTTGCTAGTGTGTGAGCGCGTCTCAGTGTCtatccttcttcttttttatttatttatttattattattatttttttttattgctagaactttcatttctttgcatattaaattatatgttatACAGTTTGTGATTG
This genomic window from Cucurbita pepo subsp. pepo cultivar mu-cu-16 chromosome LG01, ASM280686v2, whole genome shotgun sequence contains:
- the LOC111804636 gene encoding vacuolar protein sorting-associated protein 45 homolog, with the protein product MVLISVVRDYINKMLQDISGMKVLILDSQTVSVVSVVYSQSELLQREVFLVELVDTISMSRESMYHLKAVCFLRPTSENVQLLRRELANPRFGEYNLFFSNILKETQIHILADSDEQDVVQQVVEFYADFVAIDPYHFTLNMSSNHRYMIPAVVDPPSLQHFCDRVVDGIAALFLALKQRPVIRYQRTSDIARRIAQETSKLMYQQESGLFDFRRMEVSPLLLVIDRRDDPLTPLLNQWTYQAMVHELLGIQDNKVDLKSIGKSSKDQQEVVLSSEQDSFYKANMYENFGDIGMNIKKLVDDFQQIAKSNQNIQTIEDMAKFVDNYPEYRKMHGNVSKHVTLVTEMSKIVEERKLMLVSQTEQELACNGGQVAAFEAVTNLLNNENISDIDRVRLVMLYALRYEKESPVQLMQLFNKLASRSAKYKTGLVQFLLKQAGVDKRTGDLYGNRDLLNIARNMARGLKGVENVYTQHQPLLVQTMESIIKGRLRDMDYPFVGNHFQQARPQEVIIFIVGGTTYEESRAVALQNATTSGIRFILGGSVVLNSKRFLKDLEEAQRISRSSASVI